A genome region from Brassica oleracea var. oleracea cultivar TO1000 chromosome C2, BOL, whole genome shotgun sequence includes the following:
- the LOC106327819 gene encoding transcription factor BIM2-like isoform X2, with protein MRTGKGNQEEEDYGGEEDLGSKREGSSSASRDAKDNDKASAVRSKHSLTEQRRRSKINERFQVLRELIPNSEQKRDTASFLLEVIGYVQYLQEKVQKYEGSYPGWSQEPTKLTPWRNNHWRVQSLASHPVAVNNVSAPVIPFPGKFEEITVASAPATVAELQNPVECDKGRAIASKSIDSQAELDDKGLPPLQPIHPLAHSEQVNNECPATSDGQGPSDDLVIESGTISISTVYSHELLSSLTQALQNAGIDLSHAKLSVQIDLGKRANPSNKNLLTSDIEGATRSRNPGVEEDSEHSHKRMRTL; from the exons ATGAGAACCGGAAAGGGGAATCAAGAGGAGGAGGATTACGGAGGAGAAGAGGACTTGGGCTCGAAACGGGAAGGTTCTTCTTCCGCGAGCAGAG ATGCAAAGGACAATGATAAGGCTAGTGCGGTACGTTCTAAGCATTCGTTGACAGAGCAGCGGAGAAGAAGCAAAATCAATGAAAG ATTTCAGGTATTGAGAGAGCTGATTCCCAACAGTGAACAGAAAAGAGATACTGCTTCATTCCTTTTAGAG GTGATAGGTTATGTCCAGTATTTACAAGAGAAGGTGCAAAAGTATGAAGGATCATATCCTGGATGGAGTCAGGAACCAACAAAGTTGACTCCATGG AGGAATAATCACTGGCGAGTTCAGAGTTTAGCGAGCCATCCAGTAGCTGTAAATAATGTATCTGCTCCAGTGATACCGTTTCCTGGGAAGTTTGAAGAAATCACAGTGGCCTCTGCACCTGCAACTGTTGCAGAATTGCAAAACCCTGTTGAATGTGACAAAGGAAGAGCTATAGCCTCCAAATCAATAGACAGTCAAGCTGAGTTAGATGACAAGGGATTACCGCCATTACAACCAATCCATCCATTGGCACACAGTGAACAAGTTAATAATGAATGTCCTGCAACAAGTGATGGGCAAGGCCCAAGTGACGACCTGGTTATTGAAAGTGGAACCATTAGCATCTCTACTGTCTACTCGCATGA GTTATTGAGCTCATTAACACAAGCACTCCAGAACGCAGGCATCGATCTCTCGCATGCTAAACTTTCTGTGCAGATTGATCTTGGAAAGCGAGCCAATCCATCCAATAAG AATCTGTTAACATCTGATATTGAAGGCGCTACAAGATCAAGGAATCCAGGCGTTGAGGAAGACTCTGAACATTCTCATAAGCGGATGAGAACACTGTGA
- the LOC106327818 gene encoding uncharacterized protein LOC106327818 isoform X1: protein MEDLWKRAKSFAEEAAKKSQTITLQSSSTSFVNLVSETAKKSKEFAIEASKKADQLNVSEFVAETAKKSKEFAAEVSTKADQLKVVAMKQADQIQNMKSIADIIPPQLVSFGSGSGSGSVISESELLSFGITDDLREFVKGLTSDTFKAFPEQDESSEVSELGTTESNVRKDLSEWQERHATLVLGSVKQISKLRYELCPRVMKERRFWRIYFTLVSTHVAPYERKYMEELRNKAESKVEEAKKTPAVGGTETAENNVTKSRASTASSEQDLDTFLLGDLEDSDEGPDDGDGDGDGSLDDDDFDKIGNSDVEEEKKKETNAAN, encoded by the exons ATGGAGGATTTATGGAAGAGGGCGAAATCATTCGCGGAGGAAGCAGCGAAGAAATCTCAAACCATAACCTTACAATCATCTTCCACCTCCTTCGTCAACCTCGTCTCCGAAACCGCCAAGAAATCGAAAGAGTTCGCAATCGAAGCCTCTAAGAAAGCCGATCAGCTCAACGTCTCCGAATTCGTCGCCGAGACGGCGAAAAAGTCCAAGGAGTTTGCAGCTGAGGTGTCAACGAAGGCGGATCAGCTCAAGGTCGTCGCGATGAAGCAGGCGGATCAGATCCAGAATATGAAGTCCATTGCCGATATTATTCCTCCTCAGCTTGTTTCGTTCGGGTCCGGATCGGGATCTGGATCTGTGATCTCGGAGTCGGAGCTGTTGAGTTTTGGGATCACGGATGATCTGAGGGAGTTTGTTAAGGGATTGACATCTGATACGTTCAAGGCTTTCCCTGAACAAG ATGAATCGTCGGAAGTTTCTGAATTGGGAACAACTGAGTCAAATGTAAGGAAGGATCTCTCGGAGTGGCAAGAGAGACATGCCACTCTTGTTCTTGGCTCTGTCAAG CAAATTTCGAAGTTGAGATATGAGTTATGCCCAAGAGTCATGAAGGAAAGGAGATTCTGGAGGATTTACTTTACTTTAGTGAGCACTCACGTTGCACC ATATGAGAGGAAGTACATGGAGGAGCTTAGGAACAAAGCAGAGAGTAAAGTTGAAGAAGCTAAGAAGACTCCAGCAGTTGGAGGGACAGAAACAGCTGAAAACAATGTGACAAAGAGTAGAGCATCTACTGCATCGTCTGAGCAGGATCTGGATACATTCCTCTTGGGAGATCTAGAAGACAGTGACGAAGGTCCTG ATGATGGTGATGGTGATGGTGATGGAAGCCTAGATGATGATGACTTTGACAAGATTGGCAACTCC GATGTTGAAGAAGAGAAAAAGAAAGAGACAAATGCAGCAAACTAG
- the LOC106327818 gene encoding uncharacterized protein LOC106327818 isoform X2 — protein sequence MEDLWKRAKSFAEEAAKKSQTITLQSSSTSFVNLVSETAKKSKEFAIEASKKADQLNVSEFVAETAKKSKEFAAEVSTKADQLKVVAMKQADQIQNMKSIADIIPPQLVSFGSGSGSGSVISESELLSFGITDDLREFVKGLTSDTFKAFPEQDESSEVSELGTTESNVRKDLSEWQERHATLVLGSVKQISKLRYELCPRVMKERRFWRIYFTLVSTHVAPYERKYMEELRNKAESKVEEAKKTPAVGGTETAENNVTKSRASTASSEQDLDTFLLGDLEDSDEDDGDGDGDGSLDDDDFDKIGNSDVEEEKKKETNAAN from the exons ATGGAGGATTTATGGAAGAGGGCGAAATCATTCGCGGAGGAAGCAGCGAAGAAATCTCAAACCATAACCTTACAATCATCTTCCACCTCCTTCGTCAACCTCGTCTCCGAAACCGCCAAGAAATCGAAAGAGTTCGCAATCGAAGCCTCTAAGAAAGCCGATCAGCTCAACGTCTCCGAATTCGTCGCCGAGACGGCGAAAAAGTCCAAGGAGTTTGCAGCTGAGGTGTCAACGAAGGCGGATCAGCTCAAGGTCGTCGCGATGAAGCAGGCGGATCAGATCCAGAATATGAAGTCCATTGCCGATATTATTCCTCCTCAGCTTGTTTCGTTCGGGTCCGGATCGGGATCTGGATCTGTGATCTCGGAGTCGGAGCTGTTGAGTTTTGGGATCACGGATGATCTGAGGGAGTTTGTTAAGGGATTGACATCTGATACGTTCAAGGCTTTCCCTGAACAAG ATGAATCGTCGGAAGTTTCTGAATTGGGAACAACTGAGTCAAATGTAAGGAAGGATCTCTCGGAGTGGCAAGAGAGACATGCCACTCTTGTTCTTGGCTCTGTCAAG CAAATTTCGAAGTTGAGATATGAGTTATGCCCAAGAGTCATGAAGGAAAGGAGATTCTGGAGGATTTACTTTACTTTAGTGAGCACTCACGTTGCACC ATATGAGAGGAAGTACATGGAGGAGCTTAGGAACAAAGCAGAGAGTAAAGTTGAAGAAGCTAAGAAGACTCCAGCAGTTGGAGGGACAGAAACAGCTGAAAACAATGTGACAAAGAGTAGAGCATCTACTGCATCGTCTGAGCAGGATCTGGATACATTCCTCTTGGGAGATCTAGAAGACAGTGACGAAG ATGATGGTGATGGTGATGGTGATGGAAGCCTAGATGATGATGACTTTGACAAGATTGGCAACTCC GATGTTGAAGAAGAGAAAAAGAAAGAGACAAATGCAGCAAACTAG
- the LOC106327819 gene encoding transcription factor BIM2-like isoform X1: MRTGKGNQEEEDYGGEEDLGSKREGSSSASRADAKDNDKASAVRSKHSLTEQRRRSKINERFQVLRELIPNSEQKRDTASFLLEVIGYVQYLQEKVQKYEGSYPGWSQEPTKLTPWRNNHWRVQSLASHPVAVNNVSAPVIPFPGKFEEITVASAPATVAELQNPVECDKGRAIASKSIDSQAELDDKGLPPLQPIHPLAHSEQVNNECPATSDGQGPSDDLVIESGTISISTVYSHELLSSLTQALQNAGIDLSHAKLSVQIDLGKRANPSNKNLLTSDIEGATRSRNPGVEEDSEHSHKRMRTL, encoded by the exons ATGAGAACCGGAAAGGGGAATCAAGAGGAGGAGGATTACGGAGGAGAAGAGGACTTGGGCTCGAAACGGGAAGGTTCTTCTTCCGCGAGCAGAG CAGATGCAAAGGACAATGATAAGGCTAGTGCGGTACGTTCTAAGCATTCGTTGACAGAGCAGCGGAGAAGAAGCAAAATCAATGAAAG ATTTCAGGTATTGAGAGAGCTGATTCCCAACAGTGAACAGAAAAGAGATACTGCTTCATTCCTTTTAGAG GTGATAGGTTATGTCCAGTATTTACAAGAGAAGGTGCAAAAGTATGAAGGATCATATCCTGGATGGAGTCAGGAACCAACAAAGTTGACTCCATGG AGGAATAATCACTGGCGAGTTCAGAGTTTAGCGAGCCATCCAGTAGCTGTAAATAATGTATCTGCTCCAGTGATACCGTTTCCTGGGAAGTTTGAAGAAATCACAGTGGCCTCTGCACCTGCAACTGTTGCAGAATTGCAAAACCCTGTTGAATGTGACAAAGGAAGAGCTATAGCCTCCAAATCAATAGACAGTCAAGCTGAGTTAGATGACAAGGGATTACCGCCATTACAACCAATCCATCCATTGGCACACAGTGAACAAGTTAATAATGAATGTCCTGCAACAAGTGATGGGCAAGGCCCAAGTGACGACCTGGTTATTGAAAGTGGAACCATTAGCATCTCTACTGTCTACTCGCATGA GTTATTGAGCTCATTAACACAAGCACTCCAGAACGCAGGCATCGATCTCTCGCATGCTAAACTTTCTGTGCAGATTGATCTTGGAAAGCGAGCCAATCCATCCAATAAG AATCTGTTAACATCTGATATTGAAGGCGCTACAAGATCAAGGAATCCAGGCGTTGAGGAAGACTCTGAACATTCTCATAAGCGGATGAGAACACTGTGA